Proteins found in one Actinokineospora alba genomic segment:
- a CDS encoding WXG100 family type VII secretion target, producing MTNPLIAERKDSTTAVTGIGIAESAVDIYNGVQSGSWVEGGIGALGGGLEVLSLVIDPIGTLGQYAVSWVIEHVAPLRDALNWLAGDADQIAAYAQTWKNVSQAVAGVAADHQTEVTNGTAGWVGPAADAYRTNAGQQNEHITAAGTGAETIGTVVEVVGVLVGVVRGIVRDLVAECISTLLIRLPQWLAELGLTLGLATPHVAASVAALVSKWVGRITDIIAKLTRSVEKLRPIMAKLGEIWEAIKRGLQKLRPSGGTASPNAPSTVRSATPTTTPSGSATPTTPSSATPGTPSATTTPSGSATPTTPSSATPTTPSATTTPSGSATPTTPSSATPATPSTTTTPSGSATPTTPGTGSPTPPTPRTPTPASPGSGPHWRDQVRSQFTPDEFADFERAMDRLATDPVPGGTDVPGSGALTPHERDLMARAMNAVDITPSTTMQKVIPDNAVQNYLDGTWGPQVGGFVARNQDAGVLNTPADLINGNRLDYTGSPYSTSQPNIHVMEFPASDPSMYSTPIGAPHTPDIPDGSPPVVRARDEMIDAVENAGVNPTTYHPATNQWPFSGAGVTAHPTQGVPEFEIQGRMDLPPGSAIYRYDAAGNKELVATFDGTGWVRP from the coding sequence ATGACCAACCCGCTGATCGCCGAACGCAAGGACTCGACCACCGCCGTCACCGGCATCGGCATCGCCGAGTCGGCGGTCGACATCTACAACGGTGTGCAGAGCGGCTCGTGGGTCGAGGGCGGCATCGGCGCGCTCGGCGGCGGGCTGGAAGTCCTGTCGCTGGTGATCGACCCGATCGGCACGCTCGGCCAGTACGCGGTCTCGTGGGTGATCGAACACGTGGCCCCGCTGCGCGACGCGCTGAACTGGCTGGCCGGGGACGCCGACCAGATCGCCGCCTACGCGCAGACGTGGAAGAACGTGTCGCAGGCCGTCGCCGGTGTCGCGGCGGACCATCAGACCGAGGTCACCAACGGCACCGCGGGCTGGGTGGGCCCCGCGGCCGACGCCTACCGGACCAACGCCGGTCAGCAGAACGAGCACATCACCGCCGCGGGCACGGGCGCGGAGACGATCGGCACGGTCGTCGAGGTCGTCGGCGTGCTGGTCGGCGTGGTCCGCGGCATCGTCCGCGACCTGGTCGCCGAATGCATCTCGACGCTGCTGATCCGGCTGCCGCAGTGGCTCGCCGAACTGGGGCTGACCCTGGGTCTGGCCACGCCGCACGTCGCCGCCTCGGTGGCGGCGCTGGTGTCGAAGTGGGTCGGCCGGATCACCGACATCATCGCCAAGCTGACCCGCTCGGTGGAGAAGCTGCGCCCGATCATGGCCAAGCTCGGCGAGATCTGGGAGGCCATCAAGCGCGGCCTGCAGAAGCTGCGCCCGTCCGGCGGCACCGCGTCCCCGAACGCGCCCAGCACCGTGCGCTCCGCGACGCCCACGACCACGCCGTCCGGTTCGGCCACCCCGACCACCCCGTCCAGCGCGACTCCCGGCACGCCGAGCGCCACGACGACACCGTCCGGCTCCGCCACCCCGACGACACCGTCGAGCGCCACCCCAACGACGCCGAGCGCGACGACCACACCGTCGGGATCGGCCACGCCGACCACGCCGTCGAGCGCCACTCCGGCCACCCCGAGCACCACCACCACTCCCAGCGGTTCGGCGACGCCGACGACACCCGGGACCGGCAGCCCCACACCGCCGACCCCGCGGACTCCGACGCCCGCGAGCCCCGGCAGCGGCCCGCACTGGCGTGACCAGGTCCGCAGCCAGTTCACCCCCGACGAGTTCGCCGACTTCGAGCGCGCGATGGACCGGCTCGCCACCGACCCGGTGCCCGGCGGCACCGACGTCCCGGGTTCCGGCGCGCTGACCCCGCACGAGCGCGACCTGATGGCCCGGGCGATGAACGCCGTCGACATCACGCCGTCGACGACCATGCAGAAGGTCATCCCGGACAACGCCGTGCAGAACTACCTCGACGGCACCTGGGGCCCGCAGGTCGGCGGCTTCGTCGCCCGCAACCAGGACGCCGGCGTGCTCAACACCCCGGCTGACCTGATCAACGGCAACCGCCTCGACTACACGGGCAGCCCGTACTCGACCAGCCAGCCGAACATCCACGTCATGGAGTTCCCGGCGTCCGACCCGAGCATGTACAGCACCCCGATCGGCGCCCCGCACACGCCGGACATCCCCGACGGCTCGCCGCCTGTCGTGCGCGCCCGCGACGAGATGATCGACGCGGTGGAGAACGCCGGCGTCAACCCGACGACCTACCACCCGGCGACCAACCAGTGGCCGTTCTCCGGCGCGGGCGTCACCGCGCACCCGACCCAGGGTGTGCCGGAGTTCGAGATCCAGGGCCGGATGGACCTGCCGCCGGGCTCGGCCATCTACCGTTATGACGCCGCGGGCAACAAGGAGCTCGTGGCGACCTTCGACGGAACGGGATGGGTGAGGCCGTGA
- a CDS encoding endonuclease V, with product MSTEDEAIAEQLRLRDQVSQETPEGFAPKTAAGLDVHYTDRGTAAVCVLDLATLEVVDQAVVTGSVDFPYISGLFAFRELPLLLPALEKLSVTPDVLVCDGQGIAHPRRFGLACHAGVLTGIPSIGVSKSANGGWEMPGPNRGDWTRIEDERRPIGRTLRTREGVKPVFLSIGHKMDIDTATELVLTLTPKYRLPETTRRADRLSRGLD from the coding sequence GTGTCCACAGAGGACGAAGCCATCGCCGAACAGCTCCGCCTGCGTGATCAGGTCTCCCAGGAAACGCCTGAGGGGTTCGCTCCGAAGACCGCGGCGGGTCTCGACGTGCACTACACCGATCGCGGGACCGCGGCGGTGTGCGTGCTGGACTTGGCGACGCTTGAGGTCGTCGATCAGGCCGTGGTGACCGGGTCCGTGGATTTCCCTTACATCTCAGGCCTTTTCGCGTTCCGCGAGCTCCCGCTGCTGCTGCCCGCGCTGGAGAAGCTGTCGGTCACGCCGGACGTGCTGGTCTGCGACGGGCAGGGGATCGCGCATCCGCGACGGTTCGGGTTGGCGTGTCACGCGGGGGTGTTGACCGGCATTCCGTCCATCGGGGTGAGCAAGAGCGCGAACGGCGGCTGGGAGATGCCCGGCCCGAACCGCGGGGACTGGACGCGGATCGAGGACGAGCGGAGGCCGATCGGCCGCACGCTGCGGACCCGCGAAGGCGTGAAGCCGGTGTTCCTCTCCATCGGTCACAAGATGGATATCGACACCGCGACCGAGCTGGTCCTCACGCTCACCCCGAAGTACCGCCTCCCGGAGACGACACGGCGCGCGGACCGGCTCAGCCGCGGCCTCGATTAG
- a CDS encoding EamA family transporter: MSRTTLPTWQGLSLVVTAAIAWGTGGAAAAVLYRTTDLGPVAVTFWRFLCGTLLLASALGARKLITGQPVVAGPRSVATGVCLAVSQSAYFAAVGVSGVAVATAVTLGATPALTALGSRSWLSRRGSLGAISGLVGLVFLCGPAGSSPTGLALALLSAVGFAAATILGRGSLGETLAALAVGTVLLAPFAVVPVVTPETLGLIGFLGAVPTALAYALFFSGLKTVHATTASVITLVEPLTATVIAVGWLGEVLTVSTGIGMALLLVAVVVASG; the protein is encoded by the coding sequence ATGTCTCGCACCACCCTGCCCACGTGGCAGGGCCTTTCCCTTGTCGTCACCGCCGCCATCGCCTGGGGAACCGGCGGAGCGGCGGCCGCGGTCCTCTACCGGACCACCGACCTCGGTCCCGTCGCCGTCACTTTTTGGCGGTTCCTCTGCGGCACACTGCTCCTCGCGTCGGCGCTGGGTGCCCGCAAGCTGATCACCGGGCAGCCGGTCGTCGCGGGCCCGCGCTCGGTCGCGACCGGTGTCTGCCTGGCCGTGTCGCAGTCGGCGTACTTCGCCGCGGTGGGCGTGTCCGGCGTCGCCGTCGCGACGGCGGTGACACTCGGCGCGACACCCGCACTGACCGCGCTGGGCTCGCGTTCCTGGCTCAGCAGGCGTGGTTCCCTGGGCGCGATCAGCGGTCTGGTCGGACTGGTGTTCTTGTGCGGGCCCGCCGGTTCGTCGCCCACCGGCCTGGCGTTGGCGCTGCTGTCCGCCGTGGGCTTCGCAGCGGCCACGATCCTCGGCCGCGGGTCACTCGGCGAGACACTGGCCGCGCTCGCGGTCGGGACCGTCCTCCTCGCGCCGTTCGCCGTAGTCCCGGTGGTGACGCCGGAGACGCTTGGCTTGATCGGCTTCCTCGGCGCGGTGCCCACAGCCTTGGCGTATGCCCTGTTCTTCTCGGGTTTGAAGACCGTCCACGCGACTACCGCCTCGGTGATCACCCTGGTGGAACCGCTCACGGCGACGGTGATCGCGGTCGGCTGGCTCGGTGAGGTGCTCACGGTGTCGACCGGTATCGGGATGGCGTTGCTGCTGGTCGCCGTGGTGGTGGCGAGCGGCTAA
- a CDS encoding M20/M25/M40 family metallo-hydrolase, which translates to MDTTAAAQTVRALWDAEILPSLQDFITIPALSPAFDDAWAANGNLDAAVEHLRTWIAKRNIPGATIEVVRLPERTPLLFVDIPATDGVDNGTVLLYGHLDKQPPVGGWSEGLGPWTPVLRDGKLFGRGASDDGYAGYAATAAIEAVRSAGGAHSRCVVLLETCEESGSPDLPAYLEHLDDRLGAVSLVVCLDSGGMDYDRLWLTTSLRGLASVTATVRVLTVGQHSGTVSGVVTSSFRVLRQLLDRIEDSATGEIKLAEMNVEIPEDRLAELRATVESAPGSVLSAIPFAPGVRPVTDDEVELFLNSSWRPTLSIIGASGMPEPADAGNVLRPFTTLSLSFRLPPTADAAASLEAVRKILTTDVPDGAQVELTRFEAAGGWNAPTLAPWLRSSLDSVSDTVFGNPWRTMGMGGSIPFMGLLAERYPDAQFVITGAVGPDSNIHVPDESLEVAHAVRVTEAIVHILDAHARS; encoded by the coding sequence GTGGACACGACAGCAGCGGCGCAGACCGTCCGGGCCCTGTGGGACGCAGAGATCCTGCCCAGCCTCCAGGACTTCATCACCATCCCCGCCCTCTCCCCCGCCTTCGACGACGCCTGGGCCGCCAACGGCAACCTCGACGCGGCCGTCGAGCACCTGCGGACCTGGATCGCGAAACGCAACATCCCCGGCGCGACCATTGAGGTCGTGCGGCTTCCGGAACGCACGCCGCTGCTCTTCGTCGACATCCCGGCGACCGACGGGGTCGACAACGGCACCGTCCTGCTCTACGGCCACCTCGACAAGCAGCCGCCCGTCGGCGGCTGGTCCGAGGGCCTCGGCCCCTGGACGCCCGTCCTGCGCGACGGCAAGCTCTTCGGCCGTGGCGCCTCCGACGACGGGTACGCGGGCTACGCCGCGACCGCCGCGATCGAGGCCGTCCGCTCCGCCGGTGGCGCGCACAGCCGGTGCGTCGTGCTGCTGGAGACCTGCGAGGAGTCCGGCAGCCCCGACCTGCCCGCGTACCTCGAACACCTCGACGACCGCCTCGGCGCGGTGTCGCTCGTCGTCTGCCTCGACTCGGGCGGCATGGACTACGACCGCCTCTGGCTGACCACCTCCCTGCGCGGCCTCGCGTCGGTGACCGCGACCGTGCGGGTGCTGACCGTCGGCCAGCACTCGGGGACGGTCAGCGGGGTCGTGACCAGCTCGTTCCGTGTTCTGCGGCAGCTGCTTGACCGGATCGAGGACTCGGCGACCGGCGAGATCAAGCTGGCGGAGATGAACGTCGAGATCCCCGAGGACCGGCTCGCCGAACTGCGCGCGACCGTCGAGTCCGCGCCCGGCTCGGTCCTCTCCGCGATCCCGTTCGCGCCCGGTGTCCGCCCGGTCACCGACGACGAGGTCGAGCTGTTCCTCAACAGCAGCTGGCGTCCCACCCTGTCGATCATCGGCGCGTCGGGCATGCCCGAACCGGCCGACGCGGGCAACGTGCTGCGGCCGTTCACCACCCTCAGCCTGAGCTTCCGCCTGCCGCCCACGGCCGACGCCGCCGCGTCCCTCGAAGCGGTTCGCAAGATCCTGACCACCGACGTTCCCGACGGCGCGCAGGTCGAACTCACCCGGTTCGAGGCGGCGGGCGGCTGGAACGCGCCCACGCTGGCGCCGTGGCTGCGGTCCTCTTTGGACAGCGTGAGCGACACCGTGTTCGGAAACCCGTGGCGCACCATGGGGATGGGTGGTTCCATTCCGTTCATGGGTCTGCTGGCCGAGCGCTACCCCGACGCCCAGTTCGTCATCACCGGCGCGGTCGGGCCGGACAGCAACATCCACGTGCCGGACGAGTCCCTCGAGGTCGCGCACGCGGTCCGCGTCACCGAGGCCATCGTCCACATCCTCGACGCCCACGCCAGGAGCTGA
- a CDS encoding CBM96 family carbohydrate-binding protein, translating to MTTVGTAAAAPHYATPPTVQFGYTDSADHKTAFNLAPDQREVPLGAWADASGRIHVSRIYATFDVTQFTGKTVDDGKVFIREVSAADCAKRAIEIWSTDTIEQTPSWADAPAAEQKLDDITTPNFCPASITFDVKAAVEKAVAKGKPRVSFEIRVPETAEKDVTFGRMLSAYSGVQLSVQYNSAPSIDPAQRYNGGFPCAQSAPFPRIKRNLLQALATDADAHDQHNVKYSYAVWPQDDPAARVELSNDYGSTTAAGRVELPADSFVDGRTYLWQARVTDGVATSAWSEPCGYVVDRTAPSAPQVTSSNYPPSGSEQPGPIGQPVKFTFSGNGDADTAGFEWTWMEFSVPGCPYGDFAVLMCSDPFESPNTVRADAPGGSATVALTTQYSGPARLQVRAVDAAGNRSAPVSYEIVVPEGAPRITVVGDEPEWGKPVTLRFEPYPGVEGVVDFEYSVDNAAPQIVAAGADGTATISFTAGNVNGHYVTARSRSASGWISRDGSWRHQFDLRPTVRSEVYPGGAEPTGGVGVQGTFTILPAPGMTDVQGYSYAIGWDQELTFVPAAADGSATVTWTPSESGFHNLEIIPVRHDGSWNFDGYRNHRFFVA from the coding sequence GTGACCACCGTCGGCACGGCCGCGGCGGCGCCGCACTACGCGACGCCACCCACAGTTCAGTTCGGCTACACCGATTCGGCCGACCACAAGACCGCTTTCAACCTCGCCCCCGACCAGCGCGAGGTGCCGCTCGGCGCTTGGGCTGACGCGAGCGGCCGGATACATGTGTCGAGGATCTACGCCACCTTCGACGTCACCCAGTTCACGGGAAAGACCGTGGATGACGGCAAGGTCTTCATCCGCGAGGTCAGCGCCGCCGACTGCGCGAAGCGGGCGATCGAGATCTGGTCGACCGACACCATCGAGCAAACCCCCAGTTGGGCCGACGCGCCCGCGGCCGAGCAGAAGCTAGACGACATCACCACGCCGAACTTCTGCCCGGCGAGCATCACGTTCGATGTGAAGGCCGCCGTGGAGAAGGCGGTCGCCAAGGGCAAGCCGCGGGTCAGCTTCGAGATCAGGGTTCCCGAGACCGCGGAGAAGGACGTCACTTTCGGCCGCATGCTCTCCGCGTACAGCGGTGTCCAACTCTCGGTGCAGTACAACTCCGCGCCGTCGATCGACCCCGCGCAGCGCTACAACGGCGGCTTCCCCTGCGCACAGTCGGCGCCCTTTCCGAGGATCAAACGGAACCTCCTGCAAGCGTTGGCCACCGACGCCGACGCGCACGATCAACACAACGTGAAGTACAGCTACGCGGTGTGGCCGCAGGACGACCCGGCTGCCCGGGTCGAGCTGTCGAACGACTACGGCAGCACCACTGCGGCAGGCCGAGTGGAACTCCCCGCAGACTCCTTTGTAGACGGCCGGACGTACCTGTGGCAGGCCCGGGTCACCGACGGCGTCGCCACCTCCGCTTGGTCCGAACCGTGCGGCTATGTCGTCGACCGGACGGCGCCGTCGGCGCCGCAGGTGACCTCGTCCAACTACCCGCCGAGCGGCTCGGAGCAGCCTGGTCCCATCGGTCAACCCGTCAAGTTCACCTTCTCGGGCAACGGCGACGCTGACACCGCGGGCTTTGAGTGGACATGGATGGAGTTCAGCGTCCCTGGCTGTCCATACGGGGACTTTGCCGTACTCATGTGCTCCGACCCGTTCGAAAGTCCGAACACCGTGCGGGCCGATGCTCCTGGTGGTAGCGCCACCGTAGCGCTGACCACGCAGTATTCGGGTCCTGCCCGGTTGCAGGTCCGCGCGGTCGACGCGGCGGGTAACCGATCCGCGCCGGTGTCGTACGAGATCGTGGTGCCCGAGGGGGCGCCGCGCATCACGGTTGTCGGGGATGAGCCGGAGTGGGGCAAGCCAGTCACCCTCCGCTTCGAGCCGTACCCGGGTGTTGAGGGCGTCGTCGACTTCGAGTACAGCGTGGACAACGCCGCTCCGCAGATCGTCGCCGCGGGTGCGGACGGCACCGCGACCATCAGCTTCACGGCGGGCAACGTCAATGGGCACTACGTGACGGCGCGCAGCAGGAGCGCGAGCGGGTGGATTTCGCGCGATGGCTCGTGGCGCCACCAGTTCGACCTTCGGCCGACCGTGCGGTCCGAGGTCTATCCCGGCGGTGCGGAGCCCACGGGTGGCGTGGGCGTCCAGGGCACGTTCACCATTTTGCCCGCGCCGGGAATGACCGATGTCCAGGGATACTCGTACGCCATCGGTTGGGACCAGGAACTGACTTTCGTCCCAGCAGCCGCGGACGGCAGCGCCACGGTCACGTGGACGCCGTCGGAGAGCGGTTTCCACAACCTGGAGATCATCCCGGTCCGCCATGACGGCTCATGGAACTTCGACGGCTACCGGAACCATCGGTTCTTCGTGGCGTAA
- a CDS encoding helix-turn-helix domain-containing protein, with the protein MAAELKDLRVQAGLTTRAVAARVGFSSAGLNRSELGKRVPSLEEVGALLAVYSVVGKKRARILELTRAANTPGWWETGDLPRQVQLPALITFESQATRIVNFGPLLIPGLLQTHNYIRAVMRYGGIPEADAEVRIATRVRRQTVLTKSRGPSYLAILDEAALRRPIGGSLVMADQIRKLIEMSELPNVTIRAIPFRRGGYLAAGGFSLLNFSKATPIVFLDQRKVGAFLHKPDDTCAYQHYTDTMLKIALSAEESVDFLARMATDHERG; encoded by the coding sequence TTGGCCGCCGAGCTGAAGGACCTCCGGGTACAGGCGGGACTGACGACCCGGGCGGTCGCCGCCCGGGTGGGCTTCTCGAGCGCCGGCTTGAACCGATCGGAGTTGGGGAAGCGGGTACCCAGCCTGGAAGAGGTGGGGGCACTGCTCGCTGTCTATTCGGTGGTGGGCAAGAAGCGGGCGCGGATCCTCGAACTCACCCGTGCGGCGAACACGCCGGGCTGGTGGGAGACCGGAGACCTTCCACGCCAAGTGCAATTGCCCGCACTGATCACCTTCGAGTCGCAGGCAACCCGGATCGTCAACTTCGGCCCGCTACTCATCCCCGGACTGCTGCAAACCCACAATTACATACGCGCGGTCATGCGCTATGGCGGCATTCCGGAGGCAGACGCGGAGGTGCGGATCGCGACCAGGGTGCGGCGGCAGACCGTGCTGACCAAGAGCCGTGGCCCGTCGTACTTGGCGATCCTCGATGAGGCCGCCCTCCGTAGGCCCATTGGCGGTTCCCTGGTGATGGCCGACCAGATCCGCAAGCTGATCGAGATGTCCGAGTTGCCCAACGTGACGATCAGGGCCATCCCGTTTCGCCGGGGTGGATATCTCGCCGCCGGAGGGTTCTCGCTGCTGAACTTCAGCAAGGCGACGCCGATTGTGTTCCTCGACCAGCGCAAGGTTGGCGCGTTCCTGCACAAACCCGATGACACCTGTGCTTACCAGCACTACACCGACACGATGCTGAAGATCGCGTTGAGTGCTGAGGAGTCGGTGGACTTTCTGGCTCGAATGGCCACCGATCATGAGCGCGGATGA
- the pdhA gene encoding pyruvate dehydrogenase (acetyl-transferring) E1 component subunit alpha yields MSSPETWTHPEPREGPAATAAAPTAEQVIAGLRATSEGGPELVQLLTPEGERVENPEFDRYVADVTAEDLRNLYRDMVLVRRADREANALQRQGQLGIWVPLLGQEAAQIGAGRAMRPTDMAFPSYREHGIAWTKGIHPKELLGIFRGTDNGSWDSNATRFHPYCIVIGNQVLNAAGYAMGQRFEGKVGDDDGEATMVFFGDGATSQGDVHEGFVWAAVYDAPLVFFCQNNQWAISEPTERQTRLPLYQRARGYGFPGIRVDGNDVLATLAVTRWALDACRHGNGPVLIEAFTYRMDAHTTTDDPTRYRLSDELEAWKLKDPIERLRVNLVRHENADQAFFDSVQADADALAAELRDYCFNMGEPPIEQMFNNVYAEPNPVLDAQRDDFLAYHASFGGEH; encoded by the coding sequence ATGTCGTCCCCAGAAACGTGGACGCACCCGGAGCCCCGGGAAGGTCCAGCCGCCACCGCTGCCGCACCCACAGCAGAGCAGGTGATCGCGGGATTGCGAGCGACAAGCGAAGGCGGTCCGGAGCTGGTCCAGCTCCTGACCCCGGAAGGCGAACGGGTCGAGAACCCCGAATTCGACCGCTACGTCGCCGACGTCACCGCCGAGGACCTGCGGAATCTGTACCGCGACATGGTCCTTGTCCGCCGCGCCGACCGTGAGGCCAACGCACTGCAGCGCCAGGGCCAGCTCGGCATCTGGGTCCCGCTGCTCGGCCAGGAGGCCGCCCAGATCGGCGCCGGTCGCGCGATGCGCCCGACCGACATGGCGTTCCCGAGCTACCGCGAGCACGGCATCGCCTGGACCAAGGGCATCCACCCCAAGGAGCTGCTGGGCATCTTCCGCGGCACCGACAACGGGAGCTGGGACTCGAACGCCACGCGCTTCCACCCGTACTGCATCGTCATCGGCAACCAGGTGCTCAACGCCGCCGGTTACGCGATGGGACAGCGGTTCGAGGGCAAGGTCGGGGACGACGACGGCGAGGCCACGATGGTCTTCTTCGGCGACGGCGCCACCTCGCAGGGCGACGTGCACGAGGGCTTCGTGTGGGCGGCGGTCTACGACGCGCCTCTTGTCTTCTTCTGCCAGAACAACCAGTGGGCCATCTCCGAGCCCACCGAACGCCAGACCCGCCTCCCGCTCTACCAGCGGGCCCGCGGCTACGGCTTCCCCGGCATCCGGGTTGACGGCAACGACGTCCTCGCGACGCTCGCCGTCACCCGCTGGGCGCTCGACGCGTGCCGCCACGGCAACGGCCCGGTGCTGATCGAGGCGTTCACCTACCGGATGGACGCCCACACCACGACCGACGACCCGACGCGCTACCGGCTCTCCGATGAACTCGAGGCCTGGAAGCTCAAGGACCCGATCGAGCGGCTGCGGGTGAACCTGGTCCGCCACGAGAACGCCGACCAGGCCTTCTTCGACTCCGTGCAGGCCGACGCCGACGCGCTGGCCGCGGAGCTGCGCGACTACTGCTTCAACATGGGCGAACCGCCCATCGAGCAGATGTTCAACAACGTCTACGCCGAGCCGAACCCGGTGCTCGACGCGCAGCGCGACGACTTCCTCGCCTACCACGCGAGCTTCGGAGGTGAGCACTGA
- a CDS encoding alpha-ketoacid dehydrogenase subunit beta: MAAPAINKPGTDSAGNTVQSLTLGKALNLGLRAAMEADPKVLMMGEDVGKLGGVFRITDGLQKDFGEHRVLDTPLSESGIIGTAVGLAVRGFRPVCEIQFDGFIFPGFDQIVSQVAKLHARTQGRVKMPLVIRVPFGGGIGAVEHHSESPESYFAHTAGLKVVSCSNAVDAYWMIQQAIQCDDPVLFFEPKRYYHSANMKAEVDTDATPMPLFQSRVLRQGTTATVVAYGPSVKVAMDAATAAQEEGKSLEVIDLRTLSPLDLAPVYDSVRRTGRLVVVSESPSEASLTSEIAAKVQQECFYSLEAPVLRVNGFDVPYPPAKLEEHFLPDLDRVLDAVDRSLAW, translated from the coding sequence ATGGCCGCACCCGCTATCAACAAGCCGGGTACCGACTCGGCCGGTAACACGGTCCAGTCGCTCACCCTCGGCAAGGCGCTCAACCTCGGCCTGCGGGCCGCGATGGAAGCCGACCCGAAGGTCCTCATGATGGGTGAGGACGTCGGCAAGCTCGGCGGCGTCTTCCGCATCACCGACGGCCTGCAGAAGGACTTCGGCGAGCACCGCGTGCTGGACACGCCGCTCTCGGAGTCCGGCATCATCGGCACCGCGGTCGGCCTGGCCGTGCGCGGCTTCCGCCCGGTGTGCGAGATCCAGTTCGACGGGTTCATCTTCCCCGGCTTCGACCAGATCGTCTCGCAGGTCGCGAAGCTGCACGCGCGCACGCAGGGGCGAGTCAAGATGCCCCTGGTGATCCGCGTTCCGTTCGGCGGCGGCATCGGCGCGGTCGAGCACCACTCGGAGTCCCCGGAGTCGTACTTCGCGCACACCGCGGGCCTCAAGGTCGTCTCGTGCTCCAACGCCGTGGACGCCTACTGGATGATCCAGCAGGCCATCCAGTGCGACGACCCGGTGCTGTTCTTCGAGCCGAAGCGGTACTACCACTCGGCGAACATGAAGGCCGAGGTCGACACCGACGCGACGCCCATGCCGCTGTTCCAGTCGCGCGTGCTGCGTCAGGGCACGACGGCGACCGTCGTCGCGTACGGCCCTTCGGTGAAGGTGGCCATGGACGCGGCGACCGCCGCGCAGGAAGAGGGCAAGTCGCTGGAGGTCATCGACCTGCGGACGCTGTCCCCGCTCGACCTGGCGCCGGTCTACGACTCGGTGCGGCGCACCGGTCGGCTCGTCGTCGTTTCGGAGTCGCCTTCGGAGGCCTCGCTGACCTCGGAGATCGCGGCGAAGGTGCAGCAGGAGTGCTTCTATTCGCTGGAGGCGCCGGTGCTGCGGGTCAACGGGTTCGACGTCCCGTACCCGCCTGCCAAGCTCGAAGAGCACTTCCTGCCCGACCTCGACCGAGTGCTCGACGCCGTCGACCGCTCCCTGGCGTGGTGA